From Anastrepha obliqua isolate idAnaObli1 chromosome 3, idAnaObli1_1.0, whole genome shotgun sequence:
tattttaaccggataactcagtttctcttcataattggtcagggaataacaaccaattatgaaataattaatttttttttgtattaactattttcataaaagtaatataaaatattgtttttcgattttttcttagattttcgttttatgggggctttttggggttctataaaaaatagttaatacaaaaaaattaattatttcataattggttgttattccctgaccattatgaagagaaactgagtcatccggttaaaatatattaattttccaggtttttacatgaaatctacgaaaaagtatttttttcccatgcaaaatacatgggatatttcaaagccccggcggcaccattaaatatggtctgattaaaaaaaaaaaaaatacgggtctttttatttttcattctttaccattatggggggcggcagcataaaaattttaatataaattttttcccatgcatttttggaccaccctaatatttatgttatatattaattaattatattaatcttccactgcttgaaacagaggcaatattggaattcctatggcaacttgcaaattaaggatacaAATTAATATTCTCCAGGAGGCCAATGGGAAGAAAATACGCGTGcttaacctctcaagagagatAATCTCGAAGGTTGTGGCTTGTGTCTCTGGTCATTGGCCACTCTTCTAGGCTTGAAATATTttcgcatgaatactgcagaagttgtagaaacgaggaagaaaaagaaacactataacacttcctctgtaattatCCAGCCTAACCTAAGAGTAGAGCAAGGTTGTTAGAGAAATaccattttgactctcttacggaactatccggtgcTGGGATAAAACCTATTCTACGCTTTATAAAAAAGTCTAACAGGTTCCATGAAAAGTAAACAGTAAGGTTCCCGTATTACAGAGTGGTGATACAACAGACCTacatggtctaagtgagttcgCTACTCTATGCAAGCCGAGtaccacaaaaacctaacctagcctACGTAAAAACGATTAATTTTTGAACACTGAAATGTGCGTTGAAATATTCTGAATACGGATTACTTTTTAATACTTTTCGAGTACTAGGATTAATGAAACTGAAGAACGATTAAAATTAGACTATGTAGTTTTCTGAATTGTTCACTTATTTAAAGTCGTTGGgtgtgtgttgaaaaaaaaatatactagcTTTATGCCACAAGCGCGAAAGCTTCATAACAAAAAGCTCCCCCCAATAAGAATAACTCCACAAGTCACTGAGCCGCAATGTGATTCATGTATAAGTGATAGGGTTGCATATAAGattttcacttacgagctttatttgttttttttttttcagtgagttgaaaaattaatttcgtcCAAAAGATGGAATCAAcatttattatgattttcgaCGTGCATTATCGAGGCAGGAGAGCATTGATCAACTGATGCCGTAGAAGCAGCATACTTAGCCACTGCGAAACGCTGGTACAACGAGTTTTAGCGTGTTCGTTGATCCttgcaggatgaatttcgtgaaggccgtCCAAAAGCGATTGTTATGCGAAAAGCAATCGATGCTGTGCGTCAATTGATAACgaaagatcgtcatgtgacatatGGCGAGATAGAAGCATCCTTGGATATTGGGATTGGAATTAGGGAAACCCAGCCGCTGAAGAGGCCAATAAGACAATGCGAACTCTCACGCATCGGCTCActcaagagagtttttgagcactcagcGGATCGAATTAATATGAACATTGTACCTGCCGTACAGCCCTGATTGAGTACctaatgatttgtttttgttcgcgaacatcaaatataaaatgcgaggtcaacgTCACCTGTAGAAGCTGTTGAGACCTTTAATTGGTTCAAAGGAATGCAGAAATGTATTGAATCCCAAGGAGAATATtcttaaaaagcaataaaataattttcattctaactgtactgtgttttcatttttgagcgcaaaatataaaaacaacccTCGTAGTACGTATATTTCAGAAATGGAACAGTATTGTTGGTGTGTCTCATAACCGATTACCGTTTGGACGTATTTCCTATAAGTCAACCAAATTGTGcaactcaaaaatttcaaatgccaGAATAATGAATCAGTTAATCATGATGAACGTGAAAATTGTGTGTAGTGCATaatttactacatacatactactTTCTGATCTAAGTTTCTTGGGGCCAGTTTTTCAGTCCCACTTTAACTACAAGTTCCAGTTAAACTAAGTTTAAACGCAAGGCTTAAACTCAATTTCGGAATTCCGCACAGTTAAACCAGCACTCAAAAACTATCTTTTAGTAATTGTCTAGCTTTTTTACTCACCACTCCTTACGCAGCTCTGGGTTATTCAACACGGTTCCAACAATGCGGCTGCCGAACGCTGGTGGATTCGAGTACATACCACGCACCAACAATGTGATTTGCGATGCCACCGCTTCTGCGGTAGCAGAGTTGCGTTGTACCACCGTCAAATTACCAACGCGCTCaccttaaaattgaaaataatacgtACACagaattaatataaatgttatataGCGCACTTTGCATTGAAACCTACAGTAAAGACCGAAGTTTTTAGCAAATGATTGCGCGACCAGCATCTCGAAACCGCGTTCCACAAAATAACGCACTGCCCAGGCATCCTTCTCCGGATCACCGCTAGCAAAGCCTTGATACGCCGTATCGAGGAATGGGAAGAGTTTCTTACGTTCCATTAAATCGGCAATTTGCTTCCATTGTTCTTGTGTTGGATCACAGCCGGTGGGGTTGTGTGCGCATGCGTGCAATATGATAATGGCACCCTCAGGCGCAGCATCCAAATCGGCCAATAAACCTTCGAAATCGATTGCACGTTTCTCCTGATTCCAATAACGATAGGAGCGAAGCGTATCAAAACCGGCATCCGCGAATACTTTGTGATGATTCTCCCATGTGGGATTTGAATAATAGACGACATTACGTTTCAGAATGACGTTCAAAAATTGCGCGCCTACGCGCAGAGCGCCAGTACCAGAAAGCGTTTGGACGCCAAAAGCCTAAATGAGaggtaaaattttataatttgcaaatattataaattgaaattttagttttacggggttaggggtagtcagaggtcggaaagaagtcaattgttttattttacaaaaataaaaagatagcatacatgtttcgacttgactttagcaaaattaaaaaaaaaaattaataattataaaagttatcgctgtttgtgttcAGCCCGTTTcaccagaagtcccttgcggagatcatcacaagtccttggagattcaactaaaatcaatcggacaagagaaacgagttttattaatagataatcttgtgcctgatcgaagctttttcacaattaacaatatggcggtctcaggaaatatttttcagatttttgagaaaaaaaccgacaattcaatgtttaaaaaaatcgaaatttaaaagtaaaatccttcaatcaggcacgagttttttatgtttttgaaaagcagtacaaattttattgaaatctacccggcggtttttaagttacagtgatcaccagttcaaaaaacatagttttgagaaaaacgcatttaaagttttgcgaacgctccggagcgtttcctttgttaattgttgaataactcgaaaaatatttgttggattcgcttcaaattttcacacaatatttttaagatgttatacaaaaaatataaaatataagaatattcaagatattata
This genomic window contains:
- the LOC129241266 gene encoding aspartate aminotransferase, cytoplasmic; translated protein: MSKSVYEGVEKGPAIEVFALNRSFLEDTDPKKTNLGVGAYRTNEGKPWVLPVVRKTEIKIASDETLNHEYLPVLGNEAFTKAAVGLLLGENSAAIVDKRAFGVQTLSGTGALRVGAQFLNVILKRNVVYYSNPTWENHHKVFADAGFDTLRSYRYWNQEKRAIDFEGLLADLDAAPEGAIIILHACAHNPTGCDPTQEQWKQIADLMERKKLFPFLDTAYQGFASGDPEKDAWAVRYFVERGFEMLVAQSFAKNFGLYCERVGNLTVVQRNSATAEAVASQITLLVRGMYSNPPAFGSRIVGTVLNNPELRKEWMECIKTMSSRIIKMRQELFNRLTELKTPGTWDHIVSQIGMFSYTGLSEKQVRMLIDEFHIYLLKSGRINMCGLNENNVDYVANAINTVVTKA